From a region of the Phragmites australis chromosome 21, lpPhrAust1.1, whole genome shotgun sequence genome:
- the LOC133903811 gene encoding uncharacterized protein LOC133903811, translated as MEKQIKPAPDALLLALRCARASLLLASLRRLRESSPPPPPRASRSSSDSSSSSAAAAAECALGAADRHHRGEVAAPRREAAGQSRLAESELFLIIAVAPVVLLLLLLLGLL; from the exons ATGGAGAAGCAGATCAAGCCGGCGCCCGACGCGCTCCTCCTCGCGCTCCGCTGCGCCAGAGCGtcgctcctcctcgcctccctccgccgcctccgcgagtcttcgccgccgccgccgccgcgggctaGCCGGAGCTCAtccgactcctcctcctcctccgccgccgccgccgca GAGTGCGCGCTCGGGGCCGCCGACCGCCACCACCGCGGGGAGGTCGCGGCGCCGCGGCGCGAGGCCGCCGGGCAATCGCGGCTCGCCGAGTCCGAGCTGTTCCTCATCATCGCCGTGGCCCCCGTGgtcctgctgctgctcctcctcctcgggctTCTCTAG